Genomic segment of Oncorhynchus nerka isolate Pitt River linkage group LG10, Oner_Uvic_2.0, whole genome shotgun sequence:
AGGACAGAGCTGCTCGCTTACCTCACCCATGTTCTTCTGGGAGACGGACTGGCTGCCGAGTACCTCTTACTGCACCTCATCTCTAACGTGTGCGTGTGCCCTCCATACACAAAGGGATGGTTTCCCAAAACCCAGCGTGAGCTTACTCCTGGCCTAAAACAATGTAGTGGACATCTCCATTTGAGAATGATTTTTTAACCCAGGACGAGGCTTAATCTGGGTCCGGTGAAACCGTGCCAGAGATATACGATGTCTATTTTCATTTCTCTATTTATGACTCTTATCTGTAGTGCATAGTAAGTACCACCGCTACTCTTTATTGTAACAAGCTCCTCAAGGTGGTTCCTGTTAGTGATTGTGTGGGTCTCTGTATTCACAGGTATACCAGGCGGGATGTCCTGCCTTTGGGTAAATTCACCCTGAATCTGAGTGGCTGCCCGCTCAACTCCTACACAGAGCGACTCTATCAGATCGTCCAACAGCTGGTGCCTTGTGTGAGTTAATATTCTTTATCGTGGCCCGCGTTAAATCAACTGGTTTGACTGTTTGAGATTCTGAATTGAGATGTCGCAGCATGTTTTGGGTGCCACTAGTAATTGAGATTAAAAGTTGAGTAGAACACTGACACGCAACTACAGACAGAAGTATGGCAGTACAGTTTCTTCATTTGTCATGACTAAATGAATTTATCCTTCCACGTAAGGTAAGTATTAGAATAGAGTCTGGCAATAGTGAAAGAAGTCACACTTTGTAGAACTCTAGGATGACAATTAGGGATCCATGGGCTTGAGGGTTGTTCCAAATCTGAGGGGAGTGGCTTTGGAGTTTGACAGTTTGAATGTATACATATCCCAGAAAAATTCCCAGAGAAATTTCCTTGCAAACATACACTtccgttcaaaagtttaggggtcacgtagaaatgtccttgtttatgaAAGAGAACCTTCTCCCCCccattttaaaataacatcacattgatcagaaatagagtgtagacattgttaatgttgtaaatgcctattgtagctggaaacggctgattaaatatttttatttatttatatctacataggcgtagagaggcccattatcagcaaccatcactcctgtgtgccaatggcacgttgtgttagctaatccatgtttatcattacaaaaggctaattgatcattagaaaacccttttgcaattatgttagcacagctgaaaactgttgttctgattaaagaagcaataaaactgacctttagactagttgagtatctggagcatcataatttgtgggttcgattacaggctcaaaatggccagaaacaaagacctttcttccgaaactcgtcagtctattcttgttctgagaaatggaggctattccatgtgagaaattgccaagaaactgaagatctcatacaacgctgtgcactactcacttcacagaacagcacaaacgggctctaaccagaatagatcgtttgagaaacagacacctcacatatcctcaactggcagcttcattaaatagtacccgtaaaacaccagtctcaagaCCAATGATGGTCTAGGGCAAGGCCcatttagttccagtgaaggaaaatcttaacgcttcagcgtacaatgacattctagacgattccgtGCTTCCAACTttctggcaacagtttggggaaggccctttcctgtttcagcatgacaatgcccccgtgcacaaagcgaggtccatacagaagtggTTTGTTGAGATaggtgtggaaaaacttgactggcctgcacacagccttgacctcaactccattgaacacctttgggatgaattggaccgccgactgcgagccaggcctaattgctcaACAtctgtgcccgacctcactaatgctcttgtggctgaatggaagcaagtccccgcatctagtgtaaagcctccccataagagtggaggctgttatagcagtaaagaggagaccaactccatattaatcccTGTGATCTTTGGCatgagatgtttgacaaacaggtgtccacatacctttggtcatgtagtgtacattgcATGAATATAACCTATCGCACAACATACATTACAAGACTTGAACCGGCAGACAGTTTATCGATGTACGTTAAAGTAACTTTGGTTACTGTTTTTCTTCTCCCCGGTAGTCATACCGTCTCAGTATGAGCCTCCACACAATGAACAGCATGCGTCTGGTGCCTAAGAAGGACTATGTGGCCAACCGGCTGGTGAGTGGAGCCTTGCAGCTGGCCAGGAACACCTCCCTGTTCCTTGATGAGACACAGCTGGAGCAGGGTCAACTGGACAGCTCAGGTAAGAGGGGGCACTGTGAACTACTGGCCGCAACTAGGGCTTTGTCCCTGAGCCACTAGGGCAAGAAACTGAGGCCCTGCCCAGAAACAACTTTTAAGCTCGGACACTTgtgtagatctgagaggatttgatAGGTGTTCATAATGTGGCGATTGCTCCACCTTGCCCTCTGATAGGCTAGGTGGAATTTTCCACATTGCTTGTACCTGTcgtatcctctcagatctccacaagtgggGATAGGTGGCAGGGACAAGGGGTTGTTCCTGGGCAGCGCGAAATAACTACGGCGACTGGGAGCACATTTTTAAGACGAGCGCGCAGCATGTATCGGGAGTGCCTCCAGCTGTCGTGTGCTAAGTCCGGGGTATATTAATGAATTCATTTGGTTTACCAATTGCGGTAGTGCAATGTCATGTAAATCTGTTAGAAATAGCTTTGTGCCGTGGCGAGATGTCCATAGATATCCGTGTGTGCTGTAGGTGTGCGGAACATCACTGCCCTGGGGAACCTGATCTCTTGGCAGAAGGTTGATTATGACTTCAGCTACCACCAGATGGAATTCCCCTGCAATATTAACGTGCTCGTCACATCAGAGGGCCGATCGCTGCTGCCGGTGAGTACAAAAAAAAGAGGGTCTGAGGAGGCAAGGCCCACACACCAGAGGGCGTAAGAggggcgcgtgtgtgtgtgtgtccacgtgcGTGCAGGGGTTAGGTTTCAGCCAGGATGTCAGGAGACTGACACGTGTCAAATGCCATGGGGTTGTTTCCAACCAGCGCCATCATGCTGCCCCCTTCTCGCTGCCCATTGGTCTCCCCCCAGCCCCCTAGCAGCGCCGTGNNNNNNNNNNNNNNNNNNNNNNNNNNNNNNNNNNNNNNNNNNNNNNNNNNNNNNNNNNNNNNNNNNNNNNNNNNNNNNNNNNNNNNNNNNNNNNNNNNNNcacacagatccacaaagaattcgaaaacaaatccaattttgaaaaactcccatatctactgggtgaaattccacagtgtgccatcacagcagcaagatttgtgacctgttgccacgagaaaagggcaaccagtgaagaacaaacaccattgtaaatacaacccatatttatgcttatttattttatcttgtgtcctttaactatttgtacattgtatatatatatatatatatatatataatatgacatttgtaatgtctttactgttttgaaacttctgcatgtgtaatgtttactgttcatttttgttgtttttcaccttatatattcactttgtatgttgtctacctcacttgctttggcaatgttaacacatgtttcccatgccaataaagcccttgaattgaattgaattgaattgataggtTAAGTTCTTATTTTGAGAGTGTTAATATTTATCATCAATGGCTTATCGAGGGAGAAAATCAAGTGAGTTTAACAAACTCCAGAAGGAGAACTCACAGATGAAGAGCGTCATCGAAAACCTGAGGAAGCAAAACATGGCTTTAAACCAACAGGATGACCAGGACAAGTTTTCAAGTTTTGTAAGGCTCATCAGTTTTTCAaacgtttttccaaaaatatcaCTGTTTATTTTGTAGTTTCATagacatacagtaggcctacatccaTAAAAATCTTTAGCTTAAAAGTTTTTCATGacacactgtagaaactattTTGCCTTCTTCACTTCTGCTATACATTTCATACTGTACCATTGTGATCCAGGGCTATCAGGAGAGCTACCCAATCGCAGAGGGCCATTGTGGCTTCATCAGTGATGCCAGACTTCTGCAGAtgcagagagctgagagagaggccaTGGAAGCAAAGCAAAGAAAGATAAGTGCTATCCATGAGAATTATGTCCGGACTGCTCTCATCGGGGTTGGCAGCACCTTCGCGCACCACTTAGTCCCCTCTATTCAGTGCATTCCGCGGCCGAAAGCTCCACCGAGGCCTTTGCCACGAAGGCTTGAGCACATAGCTCTGGCCCCACTGAAGAACATGGTGGGGGTGGACGGAGCCCAAGTTCGACCCGGATCTCACTCTCTGGAGTCCATCCAGGTAAATAAGTCATTCAGCAGCAGTAGCGTGTGGCCTGTTCCCGTCCCTCCCACTGCAGCTCCCTCCAAGAGGGGCAAGAAGAAGAAGGGCAGGCGGGGAGTCAAAGCCCTGATAGTCCAGTCGGACCAGGGCTGTGCTGACAACAACGGACCCATTGACCTGATGGAGGAGGTGAGAGACATCGAGGCTCACCTGAAGGAGGAGGACTGGAAGGTAAGGATGGACTTTGAATTTATTGTAAATGTGAAAATTTGCAGTTCAGAATTATACTTGGACTGATAAATTGCCAAAACAGATAGTGGTTCCATGTcttaaaatcaaatcaatcacATGTGCCGaacacaacaagtgtagaccttaccgtgaaaccaacagtgcagttcaggaagagttaagaaaatatttaccaaataaactaaagtaaaaagtaataataattaAAGTAACACaatgacataacaataacgaggctaaatacagggggtatcggtttaaacagcatgatcgaATAGATCCTAGAAtacaggatctctctgtattagtTTAtgtatatactagttctatatgtATTTCTATGATGGGAGGATTCTTTTCTGGTCTACCCCAAAGGGGGTACATGAGGTGAAGGCCATGGGCAGGAGAAGTTTGGGCTCGGACATGTCCACGGGGGAAATAGCAACCAGCTCTCTGGGAAGCCTGAGCTCAGTGGATATGAAACCTGCGGAGCTCCGTGACTACTTGGATGTCGGGACCCCGGTCAAGTCGCTTGCCAGCCCACCCAGGCCTGCTCCCCCTCCTACCAAGCCCAGGAGCAAACAGCCTCGGCCTATAAGGTTCCTTAGCCTGCCAAAGGCTGCCACCGGCTCAGGTCAGTCCCTCTCATGTATTCACacgaatgtaaatgtaaataataacTTTTACTCAAGGCTAATTGGACCCTGTTTCTGAGCAGGAGAGCACCAAAAATATATGTGCTAAATTTAAAATGATATCATAATGAACTAGTGTTAAAAGCTACAAACAGATATGGAAATgagtaaatacataaataaatacatacagttcATAGAGAGATAGATGTCTGCTGTCAACCCATAGACAAGATGGCAGCCAGTAAGCCAAAGGGTCAAATTAAGAACCAGGCCAGATTGCAGCCCCTGTCCAACCCAGAGCAGGCCCTGACTAAGACCTTCAAGCTGCTCCACTCTGCCTCTGATGACTGGTGAGCATTCACTGTAGACAAGACCAATGGAGCTAGGCTAAAGGAAGCACAGTGTAGTGTCCTTGGAAAAGTAGATTTGAGCTACAGAGCGTAGAAACTTCTGAAATTAAGAGACCAGAGTCCTAATTGATGAACATCATTATAATGTTTTTGGAAAATGTTGTGGAAAATGCTTACGTTTCTTTCACTGAATTGCAGGGAGAAGAAGATTGAGGGCTTGACCTTTCTCCGTGTGATGGCTCAGAACCACATGGACATACTGATGCCTAAACTCCATGATATCTGCCTTGCCATTATAAATGAGGTAGCTGTATTCATTCACTGCCCTATTCATTCATCTGCACAAATCTGCTACATTTGGAGAACAAGTCAAATGATTGTGTCATGTTTCTGATGTTCGTGGGTTGTTCTGCTCAACATTAATAGCTGGTCCTGTGCGTGTTATTATGATTCAGGTGAAGAACCTGCGCTCTGCAGTGTCCTGTGCTGCCATGGCCACACTGGGTGACATGTACGTCCACCTCCAGAGGGTCATGGACAGTGAGGTGGAGGGGACGGCACGCGTGCTGCTGCACAAAGCCAGCGAGGCCAACGCCTTCATCCGGTAGGGCGCCAACTTTGCCCTGGGTCACATGGTGCAGAGCTGCACCCCTACACGTGTCATGAATGCCCTGCTGGTCGGTGGgctgaggtaaagagggagaggggtcaATTAACACTCACTAAGGGGTAGATCCGGACTTCCACAAATTATCCCATTAACCAAGCCTCAAAATTGATAAGATTGAAATACTGCTAGTTTTTAATTAACTGCCTTTTTCATCAGCATGCTAGGTTATTCCACAACACTTCCGGCAGCAACTCACCCCAACGCTAGACGTCACATTTGAATGGAATCACATTTTTTTGTTATGTCTTATACTTCCTTGTGTTGTGTACTTCTTATTTTACCATTGCGTTATTTAGATTATTTTTAGCCCTTGGTGGAGAGGTACTGTCTACTGATGTGTGCTAGCCTTTGGGGAGTAACAAGTCATTTATAAACATGTATAAAGTATATATAGTGAACACTTTAGATTAGGGGCTATTAGTGAGGCACTGAGGTATTCGTAAGTACATGTACTCACATTCATAAATACACTCATTAATAAATACACCATTTGTgacatttataaatacatttataaATATGTATATAAATGGTGAGTCAAACCATTAATCAACCATTAACAAATGCCTTGACAGTAACTCCTTTATAACTGGTTTATAGTACATTAGTAGTACATTATTAATCATTTACAAATTGTGAACATACTATAATCAAACACCTCATGAACAAATCATTTAAAATAGCATTTTTAAATGTGTCAATAACTATTTATAGATTTCTTATTGACATTTACAAAGGTAGCAATAATGATTCATAAATGGTAAGTAAACTCTTTACAAACAGTTTATAAATGGTATATTAAGTGACCTTAATATAAAGTCTTACCGAACATTTTGATCCATCGATGAGACTTCATCAATACAATCCATTATCATTCATCTCCTAACTCATGTATCTCTATGACATATAACTGATGTGCTCTGTTTTTCCTTCCTCAGCCACCGTAACGCTGCGGTGAGGAGCTGCACTGCTCAGCACCTGGAGAGACTGGCTGAGGTCATGGGGACGGCTCGTCTCCTGTCGGGGAAGAAAGACCTCACTGACCGTTTCTTGATTGCCGTCAGTAAACTGGCTGTGGACCCTGCACAGGAAGTCAGGTGGGAAGTTCCTCCtgtaaagtacatttacatttaagtcatttagcagacgctcttatccagagcgacttacaaattggtgcgttcaccttaagacatccagtggaacagccactttacaatagtgcatctaaatcttttaaggggggtgagaaggattactttatcctatcctaggtattcctgaaagaggtggggtttcaggtgtctccggaaggtggtgattgactccgctgtcctggcgtcgtgagggagtttgttccaccattgggggccagagcagcgaacagttttgactgggctgcgcgggaactgtacttcctcagtggtagggaggcgagcaggccagaggtggatgaacgcagtgcccttgtttgggtgtagggcctgatcagagcctggaggtactgaggtgccgttcccctcacagctccgtaggcaagcaccatggtcttgtagcggatgcgagcttcaactggaagccagtggagagagcggaggagcggggtgacgtgagagaacttgggaaggttgaacaccagacgggctgcggcgttctggatgagttgtaggggtttaatggcacaggcagggagcccagccaacagcgagttgcagtaatccagacgggagatgacaagtgcctggattaggacctgcgctgcttcctgtgtgaggcagggtcgtactctgcggatgttgtagagcatgaacctacaagaacgggccaccgccttgatgttagttgagaacgacagggtgttgtccaggatcacgccaaggttcttagcgctctgggaggaggacacaatggagttgtcaaccgtgatggcgagatcatggaacgggcagtccttccccgggaggaagagcagctccgtcttgccgaggttcagcttgaggtggtgatccgtcatccacactgatatgtctgccagacatgcagagatgcgattcgccacctggtcatcagaagggggaaaggagaagattaattgtgtgtcgtctgcatagcaatgataggagagaccatgtgaggttatgacagagccaagtgacttggtgtatagcgagaataggagagggcctagaacagagccctggggacgccagtggtgagagcgcgtggtgaggagacagattctcgccacgccacctggtaggagcgacctgtcaggtaggacgcaatccaagcgtgggccgcgccggagatgcccaactcggagagggtggagaggaggatctgatggttcacagtatcgaaggcagccgataggtctagaaggatgagagcagaggagagagagttagctttagcagtgcggagggcctccgtgatacagagaagagcagtctcagttgaatgactagtcttgaaacctgactgatttggatcaagaaggtcattctgagagagatagcgggagagctggccaaggacggcacgttgaagagttttggagagaaaagaaagaagggatactggtctgtagttgttgacatcggagggatcgagtgtaggttttttcagaaggggtgcaactctcgctctcttgaagacagaagggacgtagccagcggtcagggatgagttgatgagcgaggtgaggtaagggagaaggtctccggaaatggtctggagaagaggagggaatagggtcaagcgggcaggttgttgggcggccggccatcacaagacgcgagatttcatctggagagagaggggagaaagaggtcagagcacagggtagggcagtgtgagcagaaccagcggtgtcgtttgacttagcaaacgaggatcggatgtcgtcgaccttcttttcaaaatggttgacgaagtcatctgcagagagggaggaggggggaggagggggaggaggattcaggagggaggagaaggtggcaaagagcttcctagggttagaggcagatgcttggactttagagtggtagaaagtggctttagcagcagagacagaagaggaaaatgtagagaggagggagtgaaaggatgccaggtccgcagggaggcgagttttcctccatttccgctcggctgcccggagccctgttctgtgagctcgcaatgagtcgtcgagccacggagcaggagggaaggaccgagccggcctggaggataggggacatagagaatcaagggatgcagaaagggaggagaggagggttgaggaggcagaatcaggagataggttggagaaggtttgagcagagggaagagatgataggatggaagaggagagagtagcgggggagagagagcgaagattgggacggcgcgataccatccgagcaggggcagtgtgggaagtgttggatgagagcaagagggaaaaggatacaaggtagtggtcggagacttggaggggagttgcagtgaggttagtggaagaacagcatctagtaaagatgaggtcgagcgtattgcctgccttgtgagtaaagggggaaggtgagagggtgaggtcaaaagaggagaggagtggaaagaaggaggcagagaggaatgagtcaaaggtagacttTAAACTTTAAAGTAGCTTGCTTCAACATAACAGTTAAGGCCGGGATTCAATCCATGGCTCGCTATAGCACTAGATCGCTGACAATGCAGCTTTTAAAGGTAATTTAGTCTTGAGACAACATCTGCAGCGTTTACCACGAATACAAATTGAAATTGACTTTAAAAGCCACATTGTCGTCTGTCTACAGCATCTATGCTAAAGGGTGTCATGGATTGAATTGCGGATTTTAGGTATTCCAAAACAACCACAGGTTCTCTTGGAGGGGAATAGTAATTGAAAACAAAAAGGAAAAATTATAAACACAAATAAGTGCTACGTGGCATAGGAATATCCAAGTCCAGACACCCATGTGGGTTTGAAAGTTAAAAAGCCAAAAGCTTAGCCGGGATGTTTGGCCGGGAGGGATGTTCTTCTCCCATCGCCAACTAGCGACCTCCTGTGGTGGGCGGGGTGCAATGCatgctgacatggtcgccaggtgtatggtgtttcctccgacacattggtgcttccaggttaagcgggcattgtgtcaagaagcagtgcggattggctgggttgtgtttcggaggacgcatggctctcgaccttcgcctctccagagtccttacgggagttgcagcgatgggacaagattgtaactacctattggataccacgaaattggggtaaAAATTACAAATGTAAATGAGTCCAAATAGTCAGTACCTGATTCAGTTTCCTTccatctgtttggtgcctaatgaagaCAACCCTACTTGATCACAATGGTCTGAGCCAAGTGTTGTGCAGATTCGCTAAGATTTTCATAATAACGAACGGTTAAAACCCAGTTGTTATATTGTTGAGATGATTTGTAGATCAGGTAATGCGGTACATTGCTCAAACTGACCCTCTTGCAAATTCTACCTAATGTATGTCTTATTTTTTCTCAGGTTGCCATCAATTGAGTACTGTTTTTAATCACAGACagcagaaattatttgatatgtTGCACGTTTAAGATGATATTCATATCTTTTGTCCACAGGCATCATGGTCGCAATATCTTGAGCAACATGGCCACCAATGGCGACTTTCCTAAAATGTGGGACAAATTCGCtccgaggaaagagagagaatccttgAGGGAGGTCATCTCAAAGGTTAACCTCAAAGAAAGGTACATTCTCTCTGGATGATTAGAAGAAGTGTAACAAATGAGCTGATATGATTACAGAAATCCAATCCCACTAGGTACAGACATCAGatcaatgtctagttttgatttaaattTGGGAACTCAACCAAAATGTGAAATCAACCAAAAATGCTGGTTAAaagttaaaagttgggtgaaaaaaatccAATTGAGTTTTCAGCGTTGATTCACCGTCATCACATAGATTTTCTTGTTGTTGAAATGAGGTGGAAAAGTTTATTCAACCAGTTTTGGCCCAAAGGGATGAATTTAATATACTTGTCACAACtcttaccgaaggtggctccccttcccattcgggtggcgctcggcggtcgtcgtcaccggcctactagctgccactgattctttcctccccctccttgtctgtttattggttacacctgttgtgtatttgctgattagttgggctttattagccagccgacccgcctgctctttgtgcgggattgttttgtgtaacttgtgtgcacgtctgtgGGTTACGtgtttcccattttgtgggttttgCTGGACAGTTTAAGTCCCCGTGTTTGGGAGGTTGTTTTGTTGTACGCCCTGTGTTTTCgtggggttggcttatgttcgccgttttgTGCATTAAATTagcactaccctgaactctctgcttcctgcgcctgacttctcacccACTACACCCAGAACGTTACAATACTGTAAGATTATATCTTTCTGTCTTTTCTCTTTTTCAACAGGAATATCTGAATCATCCCCAACTTGACTATATATTTGTATGTAAATATTTGCACATTTCCCAACTTGACTATTATCCCCTCCAGTCCCCAAACTCCAATATTTTCTGTCATTCTAAGAAACTTGACACTATCATCCAACCCCCATGTAAATGCATCTTTAAACTGCATTGACTCCTTGTCCAAGTCCTGAATCCACTATAAGGCCATATGAACCACATTCAAAGCACTAAATTACCTTTCCTCGAAGCTCCTATCTGATCTACCAGCTCAATAGTGGTCTACTGAAACCATACTCACCATCTCAGGGGGTGCTCAGATCATCAACCACtgacctccacaccatcctcaaaAACAGCAGTCCTCTTTTGGAGACAGATTGGTCAGTGCTCCTGTATGGCACCAACATTGTGGATTTTCATCCAATACTACTGGACTATGGGAACattctttggacaataaaattagGTCAAATGGAAGCTGGCTACAGTCTCAGTTTTATCCTgcaagacagtgtgaggatgtgtAACAACAATACCTGTGGTTTAACTTGATGATCAGGGCCAGATTACCGAATGGGGCACGCAGGGCACCTGCCCTGTGGGCCCCGACCTCCAGGGAATATCATCATAACATCCAAAAGTAAAAGAATTGTGGATGTATATTACAGTACGTGGACGTTTTACAATTCGTGAGCTCGTTTCATAGTTTGTAGCCATGTTATATATACATTTGTGCATATTTTGT
This window contains:
- the LOC115102709 gene encoding TOG array regulator of axonemal microtubules protein 2-like isoform X5, whose protein sequence is MAYRGRKSSEFNKLQKENSQMKSVIENLRKQNMALNQQDDQDKFSSFGYQESYPIAEGHCGFISDARLLQMQRAEREAMEAKQRKISAIHENYVRTALIGVGSTFAHHLVPSIQCIPRPKAPPRPLPRRLEHIALAPLKNMVGVDGAQVRPGSHSLESIQVNKSFSSSSVWPVPVPPTAAPSKRGKKKKGRRGVKALIVQSDQGCADNNGPIDLMEEVRDIEAHLKEEDWKGVHEVKAMGRRSLGSDMSTGEIATSSLGSLSSVDMKPAELRDYLDVGTPVKSLASPPRPAPPPTKPRSKQPRPIRFLSLPKAATGSDKMAASKPKGQIKNQARLQPLSNPEQALTKTFKLLHSASDDWEKKIEGLTFLRVMAQNHMDILMPKLHDICLAIINEVKNLRSAVSCAAMATLGDMYVHLQRVMDSEVEGTARVLLHKASEANAFIR